Proteins from a single region of Styela clava chromosome 1, kaStyClav1.hap1.2, whole genome shotgun sequence:
- the LOC120336698 gene encoding uncharacterized protein LOC120336698 — MTHEKASMITFTINRSVKFTFATLAGASVGYALWKWLGGGEEAKPKSKRRKKTVPGLLNVGNSCFMNALLQCFATCPAFVEWLKNFVERAKVDTDHVYMADVLLKIIKILTGDTELQDYYFDPSELLQDMGGRGWQISSQEQDTHEFFHALMTTLLEEFHHQVARDTRPLQIFEVKELLSKSSPSSGITRVARFPVKDCYTQPSSSPGPAKTSDPPFRGTLACVLQCQTCGFQNPIRYDGFDSLSLPLPSGPSWSMQTSLLDCLRNFTAPEVIKNVECQNCSTRQGKGIPPTAGSYNNNTKEIIKDKIINAHPKKLDKKDSMSKSTDILVTDDTQNSSNLEITPSETILKSSNEGAVEINTKGSIQSKMESGTLWNDKDPVTSKGSTKIVSNTPIHAELFPQGRSILNSINQGSDSELHEQNKISLTEIEKGSIKSSLNTQIQTPSYTNGETMLTGTNSDNKVEPPRSDGISSKETCKNSQNIQSLRNENVSKLNNDSEHSSITDNEQIITKTGHFTTNQAPSPTSLTGNGLPDETITSADNNIKPQNQENVESDNPNTSLSLSPTHTNKTGLPDKTIQTVPETMPPIYDCNKQSTIDISPTTQNGGVGNDKNIMSTAKENSTVQNQNESLMADNLFCVPDPSSIIIKDVGNFRKVIHSDSIKNMAKSFKNPFPKVNYGSQRKKFERYYQRRSRGYKFDGENEYIPTKRNFIRRMCIGKLPDCLCMHLQRLVWIGGMPTKKMNFVKFPEILDMGQFTELSRITPLKKRQNPESVEKQAGQLKPSEMLDALLRKRQQRLESLPMGLQGGSHRSAASTTIGSHKALYRLTSAIVHIGDSSFCGHFFTYRRSPDKDNEWVCASDTLVRKATQEEVMNCPAYMLFYERIKE; from the exons ATGACGCACGAAAAGGCGTCCATGATAACTTTCACAATTAATCGCTCGGTAAAGTTTACATTTGCAACATTAGCGGGTGCGTCTGTTGGCTATGCTTTATGGAAATGGCTTGGGGGAGGGGAGGAGGCGAAACCGAAATCTAAACGAAGAAAGAAAACTGTTCCTGGCCTCCTTAATGTTGGAAATAGCTGTTTTATGAATGCTCTGCTCCAG TGTTTTGCAACATGTCCTGCATTTGTTGAATGGCTGAAGAACTTTGTTGAACGAGCAAAGGTTGATACAGACCATGTTTATATGGCAGATGTCTTActgaaaattatcaaaattttaactgGAGATACAGAACTGCAGGACTATTATTTTGA TCCATCTGAGCTCTTACAAGACATGGGTGGTCGGGGTTGGCAGATCTCATCACAAGAGCAGGACACGCATGAATTCTTCCATGCACTCATGACAACTCTGCTGGAAGAATTTCACCACCAAGTGGCCAGAGATACGAGACCATTACAGATATTTGAAGTCAAAG AGCTTCTCTCAAAATCCAGCCCAAGTTCAGGAATAACCAGGGTTGCCAGATTTCCAGTTAAAGACTGTTATACACAGCCATCATCATCTCCTGGTCCAGCTAAGACATCAGACCCTCCATTCAGAGGAACATTAGCTTGTGTGCTTCAATGTCAAACTTGTGGATTCCAGAACCCTATCAG GTACGATGGTTTTGACAGTCTTAGCCTGCCACTGCCGTCTGGTCCTTCATGGTCAATGCAAACCAGTTTGCTGGATTGTCTGAGAAACTTTACGGCACCAGAAGTTATTAAGAATGTTGAATGCCAGAACTGTTCAACGCGTCAAGGGAAAG GCATTCCACCGACTGCTGGTTCATATAACAACAACacaaaagaaataataaaagataaaatcaTAAATGCTCATCCAAAGAAGCTCGACAAAAAAGACAGCATGTCAAAGAGTACTGATATTTTAGTAACAGATGATACACAAAATAgttcaaatttggaaattaCACCATCTGAGACTATCTTGAAATCTTCCAATGAAGGTGCTGTAGAAATAAACACAAAGGGCAGTATTCAAAGCAAAATGGAATCTGGAACTCTTTGGAATGACAAAGATCCTGTAACTTCAAAAGGAAGTACTAAAATTGTGTCAAATACCCCAATCCATGCTGAATTATTCCCCCAAGGTAGAAGCATATTAAACAGTATAAATCAGGGCAGTGACTCTGAACTACACGAACAGAATAAAATATCACTAACTGAGATTGAGAAAGGAAGTATTAAAAGTTCTTTAAACACTCAAATTCAGACTCCGTCATATACCAATGGTGAAACCATGTTGACTGGTACTAATTCAGATAATAAAGTTGAGCCACCAAGAAGCGATGGTATATCGTCCAAAGAAACgtgtaaaaattcacaaaatatcCAATCTCTGAGAAATGAGAATGTATCGAAGCTTAATAATGACAGTGAACATTCATCTATAACAGACAATGAACAAATTATAACTAAGACTGGTCATTTTACTACCAATCAGGCACCAAGCCCTACCAGTTTAACTGGTAATGGCCTACCAGATGAGACCATTACCAGTGCAGACAATAACATAAAACCCCAAAACCAAGAGAATGTGGAATCTGACAATCCCAACACCAGTCTGTCACTGTCACCAACACATACCAATAAGACTGGCCTACCAGATAAGACCATACAAACTGTACCAGAGACCATGCCACCAATCTATGACTGTAATAAGCAATCTACCATAGATATTTCTCCAACTACTCAAAATGGTGGTGTTGGTAACGATAAAAATATCATGAGCACTGCAAAAGAAAACAGTACTGTTCAGAATCAAAATGAAAGTCTGATGGCTGATAACCTGTTTTGCGTGCCTGATCCGTCTAGTATAATCATCAAAGATGTTGGAAATTTCAGAAAAGTGATACACAGTGATTCTATCAAAAATATGGcaaaatcattcaaaaatcCTTTTCCAAAAGTTAATTATGGAAGTCAAAGAAAGAAATTTGAGAGGTATTATCAAAGACGCTCCCGAGGGTATAAATTTGATGgagaaaatgaatatattccAACGAAACGTAATTTTATTCGTCGCATGTGTATTGGTAAACTACCAGACTGTTTATGCATGCATCTTCAGCGCCTCGTTTGGATCGGTGGAATGCCAACCAAGAAAATGAACTTCGTGAAATTTCCTGAAATTCTTGACATGGGACAGTTTACAGAATTATCTCGTATTACGCCCCTAAAGAAGCGTCAAAATCCGGAATCGGTCGAAAAGCAAGCCGGACAGTTGAAACCGTCTGAAATGCTGGATGCATTGCTTAGAAAGAGGCAACAGAGATTGGAATCTCTACCAATGGGTCTTCAAGGTGGTTCACACAGATCTGCTGCTTCTACTACAATTGG GTCTCACAAGGCTCTATATCGTTTGACATCTGCGATTGTTCATATTGGGGACTCAAGCTTCTGCGGCCATTTTTTTACATATCGAAGATCACCAGATAAAGATAATGA ATGGGTGTGCGCTTCGGACACCCTGGTAAGAAAAGCCACTCAAGAGGAGGTGATGAATTGTCCTGCATATATGTTATTCTATGAAAGAATAAAAGAATAA
- the LOC120336520 gene encoding uncharacterized protein LOC120336520, whose protein sequence is MEITTTRTLYVISTIYFILILRSHLALAANGMTYIEIDKNFANDGTYNICPEIFGESYTGCQSAHGGPGFCAGEGGYQTDITGSPTIEDPRVTICCNPHYDSTTVYTNASAFSEYLNGKEIEVLNTIGCDFTTGEKQFITLTKFKRMRIKNMNDKTQLDPSDLLRVNDQNTEDWVKSLSFDGATLGKSEFNIETDVFKTQKTEVVKAFSFVKNDGTGDMVTVAYTDT, encoded by the exons ATGGAGATAACTACAACCAGAACATTGTATGTGATATCTACAATCTACTTCATCTTAATCTTGCGTAGCCATCTTGCATTAGCTGCAAACGGAATGACGTACATTGAAATAGACAAAAATTTTGCGAATGATGGAACTTATAATATTTGCCCAGAAATTTTTGGAGAGTCATACACCGGTTGCCAGTCTGCACATGGTGGTCCTGGTTTCTGTGCTGGAGAAGGCGGCTACCAAACAGATATAACAG GTTCACCAACAATCGAAGACCCTCGTGTCACAATCTGCTGCAACCCTCATTATGACAGCACAACAGTATACACAAACGCATCAGCATTTTCGGAATATCTCAACGGGAAAGAAATTGAGGTCCTAAACACAATCGGTTGCGATTTTACAACTGGCGAAAAACAATTTATAACTCTTACAAAATTCAAAAGGATGAGGATAAAAAATATGAACGATAAAACGCAGCTGGATCCTTCTGACTTGTTACGCGTGAACGACCAAAATACTGAAGATTGGGTGAAAAGTCTTTCCTTCGACGGAGCAACGCTCGGAAAATCGGAATTCAATATCGAGACGGACGTTTTTAAAACGCAAAAAACTGAAGTTGTTAAAGCGTTTTCATTTGTTAAAAACGATGGAACAGGAGACATGGTTACTGTAGCTTATACTGATACATGA